One window from the genome of Musa acuminata AAA Group cultivar baxijiao chromosome BXJ1-4, Cavendish_Baxijiao_AAA, whole genome shotgun sequence encodes:
- the LOC135672539 gene encoding uncharacterized protein LOC135672539 — translation MENPAADDRMEVVLALLDASRSRHGRARLAAEGALPAVLRCLSSSPALLLLPRLCITVNLCCERPNQDAFLEAGGLDRIASVLLSGHQISAEILQTVLQVLGNVALAGEAHKAAVWARFFPVWFREIAAMRNPVVCNSLCKVLNMCCSATGGRRRLGELCEEGRGLPILLDIVNTMSPSCRKEICLYFLLGKACIKDIYFNLVFQRLSSVNTLDDSFGANFTYKLFTKEQVFLLRLLSYHLIAWPDVLDTISSYFALGVLQLLKEAYSVVDASSQSISAGLTDDLAINVLWCSFYILRDICAWKDHSSSALEDPADSLLSAGLLQLLLRYLRELEPPNIVKNHAMQTSTDSKVCPYKGFRRDVVSVLCNFLHGRKQVQDEIRKQDGIPLLLKQCVVDDCDQSLRQWGSLSIRYLLEGNLENQYKVAELEQKEPVITPEIAQMGLRVEIDQESQCPKMVKAYQEQEDDPCQYYANGQLT, via the exons ATGGAGAACCCGGCCGCCGACGATCGTATGGAAGTCGTGCTAGCCCTCCTGGACGCTTCGAGGAGCCGACACGGCCGCGCCCGCCTGGCCGCTGAAGGTGCCCTCCCCGCCGTCCTCCGCTGCCTCTCGTCCTCCCccgcgctcctcctcctcccccgcctGTGCATCACCGTCAACCTCTGCTGCGAGCGACCTAACCAGGACGCCTTCCTCGAGGCCGGCGGCCTCGATCGGATCGCCTCCGTCTTGCTCAGCGGCCACCAGATTTCGGCTGAGATATTACAGACGGTGCTTCAGGTGCTGGGCAATGTCGCCTTGGCCGGAGAGGCGCACAAGGCCGCCGTCTGGGCGCGGTTCTTCCCCGTCTGGTTCCGCGAGATTGCCGCGATGCGCAACCCTGTGGTGTGCAATAGCCTCTGCAAGGTTTTGAATATGTGCTGTTCCGCCACGGGAGGGCGCCGGAGATTGGGAGAACTTTGTGAGGAAGGGAGGGGGTTACCGATTCTCTTGGACATTGTCAACACCATGTCACCAA GTTGTCGTAAAGAGATTTGCCTCTATTTTCTTTTAGGCAAAGCATGCATCAAGGACATCTATTTCAACCTTGTGTTCCAGAGATTAAGCTCAGTGAATACCTTGGATGATTCCTTTGGTGCTAACTTCACATACAAGCTTTTTACTAAGGAACAAGTGTTCCTTCTCAGACTTCTTTCTTACCACCTGATTGCCTGGCCTGATGTTCTTGATACCATTTCCAGCTATTTTGCACTTGGTGTTCTGCAACTCTTAAAAGAAGCTTACTCAGTTGTTGATGCTAGTTCCCAAAGCATATCTGCTGGTCTCACTGATGATCTTGCAATTAATGTTCTTTGGTGTTCATTCTACATTTTGAGGGATATATGTGCGTGGAAGGATCATTCTTCATCAGCGTTGGAGGACCCTGCAGACTCATTGCTATCTGCAGGTCTTCTACaacttcttttaagatatcttCGAGAACTTGAGCCGCCAAATATTGTTAAGAACCATGCAATGCAGACATCCACAGACTCAAAAGTTTGCCCTTACAAAGGGTTCCGGAGAGATGTAGTTTCTGTCCTATGCAATTTTTTGCATGGAAGGAAGCAGGTTCAAGATGAGATCAGGAAGCAAGATGGGATCCCTTTGCTGTTGAAACAGTGTGTTGTTGATGACTGTGATCAATCCTTGAGACAATGGGGAAGTTTATCAATAAGATACTTGCTGGAAGGAAATCTAGAAAACCAGTACAAGGTAGCTGAACTTGAGCAGAAAGAGCCTGTCATTACACCTGAAATTGCTCAAATGGGACTAAGAGTGGAAATAGACCAGGAAAGTCAATGTCCAAAGATGGTAAAGGCTTATCAG
- the LOC135655798 gene encoding bifunctional dTDP-4-dehydrorhamnose 3,5-epimerase/dTDP-4-dehydrorhamnose reductase-like produces MGLMTENGSTAAGQEASSLKFLIYGRTGWIGGLLGRLCSERGIPFAYGAGRLENRAQLEADIASAAPTHVFNAAGVTGRPNVDWCETHRVETIRANVVGTLTLADVCRERGLILVNYATGCIFEYDGGHPLGSGIGFKEEDTPNFVGSFYSKTKAMVEELLTNYENVCTLRVRMPISSDLTNPRNFITKITRYEKVVNIPNSMTILDELLPISIEMAKRNLTGIWNFTNPGAVSHNEILEMYRDYIDPNFTWKNFTLEEQAQVIVAPRSNNELDTAKLKKEFPELLPIKESLIKHVFEPNQKTSTT; encoded by the exons ATGGGTCTGATGACGGAGAACGGATCCACGGCAGCCGGGCAAGAGGCTTCCAGCCTCAAATTCCTCATCTACGGCCGCACCGGCTGGATCGGCGGCCTGCTGGGCCGCCTCTGCTCCGAGCGCGGCATCCCATTCGCCTATGGCGCTGGCCGCCTCGAGAACCGCGCTCAGCTGGAGGCCGACATCGCCTCGGCTGCCCCCACCCACGTCTTCAACGCTGCCGGCGTCACCGGCCGCCCCAACGTCGACTGGTGCGAGACCCACCGCGTGGAGACCATCCGGGCCAACGTCGTCGGCACCCTCACCCTCGCCGACGTCTGCCGCGAGCGCGGACTCATCCTTGTCAACTATGCCACCGGGTGCATCTTCGAGTACGACGGCGGCCACCCGCTTGGCTCCGGCATAGGGTTCAAGGAGGAGGACACGCCAAACTTCGTCGGGTCCTTCTATTCCAAGACCAAGGCCATG GTTGAAGAGCTGCTGACGAACTATGAGAATGTTTGCACCCTCCGTGTTAGGATGCCCATCTCATCAGATCTAACGAACCCTCGCAACTTCATCACTAAGATCACCCGCTATGAGAAGGTCGTTAACATACCCAACTCCATGACCATCTTGGATGAACTTTTGCCTATATCAATTGAAATGGCAAAGAGGAACCTCACTGGAATATGGAACTTCACCAATCCTGGCGCCGttagccataatgagatcttggaGATGTATCGAGACTACATTGATCCAAATTTTACATGGAAGAATTTCACACTCGAGGAGCAAGCACAGGTGATAGTTGCCCCTAGGAGCAACAATGAACTGGATACCGCCAAGTTGAAGAAGGAATTTCCAGAGCTTCTGCCGATCAAGGAGTCGCTGATCAAGCATGTCTTCGAGCCAAATCAGAAGACATCCACGACCTAA